A region of Palaemon carinicauda isolate YSFRI2023 unplaced genomic scaffold, ASM3689809v2 scaffold157, whole genome shotgun sequence DNA encodes the following proteins:
- the LOC137635662 gene encoding uncharacterized protein: protein MSIMFCYAQTNDPPKVRKDEYYEELQKTGGKIDEKVRDEQAGLEKVEVALTTFSLVTCCTASSSLSASFPTSIWGRCFRSLLEHNKCKVHVNGVLSNEFPVNTRVHQGNVLSPMLCIVLRDFVMSRTVSDCGERLDLIGDKNLADVEYDSDAFLVSKTPKDLHCVAYQNA, encoded by the exons atgagtattatgttCTGCTATGCCCAAACAAATGATCCCCCTAAagtaaggaaagatgaatactatgaagaactgcagaag ACTggaggaaagattgatgaaaaggtgagagatgaacaagcaggattagaaaaagtagaagttgcactgaccacatTTTCTTTAGTGACATGTTGTacagcttcttcttctttgtctgcatcttttcccacttctatatggggtcgatgtttcag gTCTCTTcttgagcataacaagtgcaaagttcatgttaatggagttttatcaaatgaatttccagtgaacaccagagtacaccaagggaatgtgttgtcacctatgctgtgtaTCGTCCTCAGGGATTTTGTTATGAGTAGAACAGTCAGTGAttgtggagaaagattggacttgattggtgataagaatttagcagatgTAGAGTATGATAGTGATGCTTTCTTAGTTAGtaaaacaccaaaggatttgcattgtgttgcttaccagaatgcatga